In Pseudomonas fluorescens, the following are encoded in one genomic region:
- a CDS encoding ketoacid CoA transferase: MSTTDFSLAELMICAASEAWREDGEVLASGIGVIPRLAASLAMLTSNPQLLMTDSEAYMVAEPVPLGARKGYEPKRDSWMGFSRIFDNVWGGKRHALVGPTQIDRYGQANISCIGDYAKPKAQMLGVRGFPGNSISHANSFCVPSHNRRVFVEGEVDMVASVGYNPARLARGWSLDDIDIRLIITDLCILDFQGPQRQMRIRSLHPGVTAAQVQDNTGFELHVPDDCPTTAAPTAELLQLIQRLDPHNLRSLQLKDNPPGQR, from the coding sequence ATGAGCACTACTGATTTCAGCCTCGCTGAGTTGATGATCTGCGCGGCCTCTGAAGCCTGGCGCGAAGACGGCGAAGTATTGGCCTCCGGCATCGGCGTGATCCCGCGCCTGGCCGCTTCGCTGGCCATGTTGACCAGCAACCCGCAACTGCTGATGACCGACTCCGAAGCCTACATGGTTGCCGAGCCGGTGCCCTTGGGCGCGCGCAAAGGCTATGAACCCAAGCGCGACAGCTGGATGGGTTTCTCGCGGATTTTCGACAACGTCTGGGGCGGCAAGCGCCACGCGCTGGTCGGCCCGACCCAGATCGACCGTTACGGTCAGGCGAACATTTCCTGCATCGGCGACTACGCCAAACCGAAAGCGCAGATGCTCGGTGTGCGCGGTTTCCCCGGCAACTCGATCAGCCATGCCAACTCGTTTTGCGTGCCGAGCCATAACCGTCGGGTGTTCGTCGAAGGCGAGGTCGATATGGTCGCCTCGGTCGGCTACAACCCGGCTCGCCTGGCGCGGGGCTGGTCGCTGGACGATATCGATATCCGCCTGATCATCACCGACCTCTGCATCCTGGATTTCCAGGGCCCGCAGCGGCAGATGCGCATCCGGTCGCTGCACCCCGGCGTGACGGCGGCGCAAGTCCAGGACAACACCGGCTTCGAGCTGCACGTTCCAGATGACTGCCCGACCACGGCAGCACCGACGGCCGAGCTGTTGCAGCTGATCCAGCGCCTGGACCCGCACAACCTGCGCTCCCTGCAACTCAAAGACAACCCGCCAGGCCAACGCTGA
- a CDS encoding nitronate monooxygenase produces the protein MAISLNTRLTELLGCRYPIIQTAMGWVADPKLVAATGNAGGFGFLAGATIEPQQMEAAIIETRRLTDQPFGVNFHMYQANAGEIVELVLRHKVRAVSYSRSPGKQMISRLKDAGVVCIPTVGALKHAQKAVEMGADAVTVQGGEGGGHTGSVPTSMLLDQVVNAVSVPVVAAGGFKDGKGLISALAYGAEGIAMGTRFLMCADSPVPQATLARYLAVKDPAAIIISRAIDGMPQRMIRNELLNQLENSGGLKRLLLALQSGLAYRRHTGMSLTQLLTSALKMRGSGELTAAQSIMAANAPMVIQKAMVDGQPASGVLPAGQIAASIDSLPSCAQLIEQIVRDAEARLGELCRRVS, from the coding sequence ATGGCGATCTCGTTGAATACCCGTTTGACTGAACTGCTCGGTTGCCGCTACCCGATCATCCAGACCGCCATGGGCTGGGTCGCCGACCCGAAACTGGTGGCGGCCACGGGCAATGCTGGCGGCTTTGGTTTTCTCGCCGGGGCGACCATCGAACCGCAGCAGATGGAAGCGGCGATTATCGAAACCCGGCGCCTGACCGATCAGCCGTTCGGCGTGAATTTCCATATGTACCAGGCCAATGCCGGCGAGATCGTCGAGCTGGTATTGCGCCACAAAGTCCGGGCGGTCAGCTACAGCCGTTCGCCGGGCAAACAAATGATCAGCCGCCTTAAGGATGCCGGCGTGGTGTGCATCCCCACGGTGGGCGCGCTCAAGCATGCGCAGAAAGCCGTGGAAATGGGCGCCGATGCGGTGACCGTACAGGGCGGCGAGGGCGGGGGACACACCGGTTCCGTACCGACCTCGATGTTGCTGGATCAGGTGGTCAATGCCGTATCGGTGCCCGTGGTGGCGGCCGGCGGATTCAAGGATGGCAAGGGGCTGATTTCGGCCTTGGCCTACGGCGCCGAAGGCATCGCCATGGGCACGCGGTTCCTGATGTGCGCCGACAGCCCGGTGCCCCAGGCGACGCTGGCGCGTTACCTGGCGGTCAAGGACCCGGCGGCGATCATCATCAGCCGCGCCATCGATGGCATGCCGCAACGGATGATCCGCAACGAATTGCTCAACCAGCTGGAAAACAGCGGTGGTCTCAAGCGCCTGTTGCTGGCGTTGCAAAGTGGCCTGGCCTACCGCCGCCACACCGGCATGAGCCTGACGCAACTGTTGACCAGCGCACTGAAGATGCGCGGCAGCGGAGAGTTGACCGCCGCGCAAAGCATCATGGCCGCCAACGCGCCGATGGTGATCCAGAAAGCCATGGTCGACGGGCAACCGGCCTCGGGCGTGTTGCCCGCCGGGCAGATCGCCGCATCCATCGACAGCTTGCCCAGCTGCGCCCAATTGATTGAACAGATCGTCCGCGACGCCGAAGCGCGCCTGGGCGAGCTGTGCCGCCGTGTGTCGTAA
- a CDS encoding enoyl-CoA hydratase: MAEHNDNNQAEVVLYEVRGAVALVTMNRPEFHNAQNSQMTYALDAAFRRACDDDEVKVIVLRGAGKHFSAGHDIGTPGRDVDKTFDRASLWYDHVNKPGGEFLYAREQEVYLGMCRRWREMPKPTIAMVQGACIAGGLMLAWVCDLIVASEDAYFADPVVRMGIPGVEYFAHVHELNPRIAKEFLFLGERMPAPRAYQMGMLNRVVARDELEQQTLDIAGRIAQMPRLGLQLSKQAVNNAEDLMGKRATMDMVFGLHHFAHAHNELVSGDRLGGYDAKAMASSQRKAGEA, translated from the coding sequence ATGGCTGAACATAACGATAACAATCAGGCCGAGGTGGTGCTGTACGAGGTGCGTGGCGCGGTGGCCCTGGTCACCATGAACCGCCCCGAGTTCCACAACGCGCAGAACTCGCAGATGACCTATGCGCTGGACGCGGCGTTTCGCCGGGCCTGCGATGACGATGAAGTGAAGGTCATTGTGCTGCGTGGCGCCGGCAAGCATTTCTCCGCCGGGCATGACATCGGTACACCGGGCCGCGACGTCGACAAGACCTTCGACCGCGCCAGCCTGTGGTACGACCATGTGAACAAACCGGGCGGCGAGTTTCTCTATGCCCGCGAGCAGGAAGTCTATCTGGGCATGTGCCGCCGCTGGCGCGAAATGCCCAAGCCGACCATCGCCATGGTCCAGGGCGCGTGCATTGCCGGTGGGCTGATGCTGGCCTGGGTCTGCGACCTGATCGTCGCCAGCGAGGACGCCTACTTCGCCGATCCGGTGGTGCGCATGGGCATTCCCGGTGTGGAGTATTTCGCCCACGTGCATGAACTTAATCCGCGCATCGCCAAGGAATTCCTGTTCCTCGGCGAGCGCATGCCAGCGCCGCGTGCCTATCAGATGGGCATGCTCAATCGGGTGGTGGCTCGCGACGAGCTTGAACAACAGACCCTCGACATCGCCGGGCGCATCGCACAGATGCCGCGCCTGGGCCTGCAACTGAGCAAGCAAGCGGTGAACAACGCCGAAGACCTGATGGGCAAGCGCGCGACCATGGACATGGTGTTCGGCCTGCATCACTTCGCCCACGCCCACAACGAACTGGTGTCCGGCGACCGCCTCGGTGGCTACGACGCCAAGGCCATGGCCAGTTCCCAGCGCAAAGCGGGCGAGGCGTGA
- a CDS encoding enoyl-CoA hydratase family protein: MKPFSVSIEHGIAELVFNRPPVNAFNCQGWADIASEIEGLGRNNDVRVIVIRAEGRGFCAGVDIKELAADGNLIVAVNKGNYDSFKAIHRNPKPVIVAVHGFVLGGGIGICGAADIIVAAECATFGVPEVDRGAMGGGAHLQRLFPVQKVRHMYFTGEAIDAAEAYRLGAVERVVKREDLREAALQIARTIAAKSPGMISLAKEALSGIEDGNLEDKYRWEQGFTLEAYRSLDSQEARDSFVEKRDARFNG; the protein is encoded by the coding sequence ATGAAACCATTTAGCGTCAGCATCGAACACGGCATTGCCGAACTGGTCTTCAACCGACCACCGGTCAACGCCTTCAATTGCCAGGGCTGGGCCGATATCGCCAGCGAGATCGAGGGCCTGGGCCGCAACAACGACGTGCGGGTGATCGTGATCCGTGCCGAAGGTCGCGGCTTCTGCGCCGGGGTCGATATCAAGGAACTGGCCGCCGACGGCAACCTGATCGTCGCGGTGAACAAGGGCAACTACGACAGCTTCAAGGCCATTCACCGCAACCCGAAACCGGTGATCGTCGCCGTGCACGGCTTTGTGCTGGGCGGCGGCATCGGCATCTGCGGTGCCGCCGACATCATCGTCGCTGCCGAGTGCGCCACTTTCGGCGTGCCGGAAGTGGATCGCGGGGCCATGGGCGGCGGTGCGCATTTGCAGCGTTTGTTCCCGGTGCAGAAAGTCCGCCACATGTACTTCACCGGCGAGGCGATCGACGCCGCCGAGGCCTACCGCCTGGGCGCGGTGGAGCGGGTGGTCAAGCGCGAAGACTTGCGCGAAGCCGCGTTGCAGATCGCCCGCACCATCGCCGCCAAGAGCCCCGGCATGATCAGCCTGGCCAAGGAGGCGTTGAGCGGCATCGAAGACGGCAATCTGGAAGACAAATACCGCTGGGAGCAGGGCTTCACCCTCGAAGCCTACCGCTCACTGGACTCTCAGGAAGCACGCGACTCGTTCGTCGAGAAACGCGATGCCCGATTCAACGGCTGA